The Macaca fascicularis isolate 582-1 chromosome 13, T2T-MFA8v1.1 sequence CATAAGAAACAGTGACTCTTTATGGAAACCTCACTGCATGACTGTAAGAGCTGTGTGCCGAAGAGAAATAGATGATGATCTAGAAAGTGGTTATTCCTGGAGGGTAAGTTTAATCTTTGCGATCTGCAGTGTTGTTGACGGTGTTATGATAGCAGGTTTGAGTCAGTTCTAACTTATGCTTGGAGGAGACAGAATTGCATATGCAGAATAACACAGACAGTGTGTTGACTTTTGGAAATGAGTTGAGCCTTTTCCTGCTAACCACACTCTTTCCATACTATCTTTCATTTatccttttgcattttttaaattctaaattaggGAATTTTCCCCTATTAACCAGAAGGGAATTAGCTCCTTCTTTTCACTTCACCTTATCCCAAACCCCCAGTAAACTGTATGGCGCACTctgtataaatacacatatacatacacacacatacacagacacataaatttattaaaatatgtgtatatcaATGTAAATACTTACTCTTTTTTTCAGCCCTGTCAATCTGTTTCTCTTGCTTTAAACACATTCACTAACCAACCGCCTACTACAGTCTTTTTTAATGGTGATTTACCTCTTTCAGGTAATACTGCTGAGGAATTACCAGAAGAGTAAAGTGAAACACGAATGGCTAAGTGGCAGATACAGCAACATTTGTTCTCCCATTAGCCTACCAGAAAAAACCATGTACCCAATGGATGCAGATACATGGGGGGAAATTCTAGAAGCAGAACTGGAAagataaggaggaaaaaaaatcacaaataaatctCAGgtctttgaaaatttaaaactcaaatgAGTCTTAGGTTGCAAAAGCTatatctttatccattcattttgttgttgttgaccttttta is a genomic window containing:
- the FBXO48 gene encoding F-box only protein 48 — encoded protein: MHKNSKRNSNSRVSHTEVNSVDAEKEKNESENNFVELLPQELTFKIFSQLDIRSLCRASLTCRSWNYTIRNSDSLWKPHCMTVRAVCRREIDDDLESGYSWRVILLRNYQKSKVKHEWLSGRYSNICSPISLPEKTMYPMDADTWGEILEAELER